The following are from one region of the Quercus robur chromosome 1, dhQueRobu3.1, whole genome shotgun sequence genome:
- the LOC126715883 gene encoding uncharacterized protein LOC126715883: MGKERSGRVRGVGFGPTPSGRSGSNLPCVPGPSSTETVQRMIALENSMRDQLADSEQRHQQQLAEALAEAKRESDARHEQQLAEAMRESETRHQQQLDETKREMADTKRRMDEIVAFFQKNMPPTSLTDYSGYSATS, translated from the exons ATGGGCAAAGAACGTTCTGGACGTGTCCGTGGGGTCGGTTTTGGACCAACCCCATCTGGAAGAAGTGGGTCCAACCTTCCATGTGTGCCTGGGCCGTCGTCCACTGAAACGGTCCAACGAATGATTGCATTGGAAAATTCGATGAGGGACCAACTTGCTGACTCAGAGCAAAGGCATCAGCAGCAACTGGCCGAAGCACTGGCCGAAGCAAAGCGGGAGTCAGATGCACGGCATGAGCAGCAACTGGCCGAAGCAATGCGCGAATCAGAAACACGGCATCAGCAGCAGCTGGACGAAACAAAGCGGGAAATGGCCGATACAAAGCGGAGAATGGATGAAATAGTAGCCTTCTTCCAAAAGAACATGCCACCAACCAGTTTAACCGATTATTCAG gATATAGCGCAACATCATAG